In Helianthus annuus cultivar XRQ/B chromosome 8, HanXRQr2.0-SUNRISE, whole genome shotgun sequence, a single genomic region encodes these proteins:
- the LOC110872249 gene encoding alkane hydroxylase MAH1: MAFLESLVILFLFFNLISIVIIIHRHQKQRATVIPKNWPILGMIPAILVNAHRFLDYTTGILIQSGGTVILKGPWFANMDMLLTTDPLDIHHILSKNFSNYPKGDKFRKIFDSLGDGILNTDGEPWELNRKVIFSVFKNAGFQTTMETTMWNKVENGLLPILESICERGAETDLQDIFQRFAFDTVCILLLDNDPGSLSLDFPYIPCLKAFADAEQALLLRHLTPPYLWKLKQILKVGTEKKLSDAWKNVDEYIYKRLAQIKEERNNMNHKAEKFLFFTAIMSELTNQSGTSMDPTKFLRDTIQNLMAAGKDTVGSALSWFFYLLAANPTVEDKILEEMKTHLDVDTRKRWNTSELDKMVYLHGALCESLRLYPPVPFNHKSPVQPEILPSGHQVNQNTKIILSFYSMGRMESIWGKDCMEFKPERWISDSGGIKNEPSYKFPTFNAGPRACLGKNMAFSQLKIVVTTIIYHYHVQLVEDHPVLPADSIVLHMKHGLKVRLNRRSKLC; this comes from the coding sequence ATGGCTTTTCTTGAATCCTTGGTCATtctctttttgtttttcaatctTATTTCAATTGTTATAATTATACATAGACATCAAAAACAAAGAGCAACTGTCATCCCTAAAAATTGGCCAATTCTTGGTATGATACCAGCGATTCTTGTAAACGCTCACCGATTCCTAGATTACACCACCGGAATTCTGATACAAAGTGGTGGTACAGTCATACTCAAAGGCCCTTGGTTTGCCAACATGGACATGCTACTTACCACGGATCCCTTAGACATCCACCACATTCTAAGCAAAAACTTCAGCAATTATCCCAAAGGTGACAAATTTCGTAAGATCTTTGACAGCCTAGGAGATGGAATTCTCAATACTGACGGCGAGCCATGGGAGTTGAACCGCAAGGTCATTTTTTCTGTCTTCAAGAATGCGGGATTTCAGACTACCATGGAAACAACTATGTGGAATAAAGTGGAAAATGGGCTTCTACCTATACTTGAATCTATATGTGAGCGTGGCGCTGAGACTGATTTGCAGGATATTTTTCAAAGGTTTGCTTTTGATACCGTGTGCATATTACTCCTTGATAACGACCCAGGAAGCTTGTCTCTTGATTTTCCTTACATCCCTTGTTTGAAAGCCTTCGCTGATGCGGAGCAAGCTCTTTTGCTTAGGCATCTTACGCCCCCATATCTTTGGAAATTGAAACAAATTCTTAAAGTGGGGACAGAGAAGAAGTTGAGCGATGCGTGgaaaaatgttgatgaatatATATACAAACGCTTGGCACAGATAAAGGAGGAGCGCAATAACATGAACCATAAGGCAgaaaagtttttatttttcacaGCTATCATGAGTGAGCTTACAAATCAGAGTGGCACTTCCATGGATCCTACAAAATTTCTAAGAGACACCATACAAAATTTGATGGCTGCAGGAAAAGATACTGTCGGCAGCGCTCTATCTTGGTTCTTTTATCTTCTTGCGGCAAACCCAACCGTAGAAGATAAAATTCTAGAAGAAATGAAAACACATTTGGATGTCGATACACGTAAAAGATGGAACACGTCAGAGTTAGACAAAATGGTTTACCTTCATGGAGCTTTATGTGAATCCTTAAGGTTATATCCCCCTGTCCCTTTTAACCACAAATCTCCAGTACAACCAGAAATCCTTCCAAGTGGCCACCAAGTTAATCAAAATACCAAGATTATTCTCTCTTTTTATTCTATGGGGAGGATGGAATCAATATGGGGGAAGGATTGCATGGAGTTTAAGCCTGAAAGGTGGATTTCTGATAGCGGAGGAATAAAAAATGAACCATCATACAAGTTCCCGACGTTTAATGCTGGACCGAGAGCTTGTTTAGGTAAGAATATGGCTTTCTCTCAGCTGAAGATAGTCGTGACCACGATCATTTACCATTACCATGTTCAACTGGTGGAAGATCATCCTGTGCTTCCGGCAGATTCTATTGTGCTTCATATGAAGCATGGTCTCAAGGTCAGGTTGAACAGAAGAAGCAAACTATGCTAA